A region of the Electrophorus electricus isolate fEleEle1 chromosome 7, fEleEle1.pri, whole genome shotgun sequence genome:
GGCACTGCCGCACAGTGGATGTCTCTTTGAAGGAGGACACGCTGGAGCTTCTCATTCAAGGTTTGTCTCAGTGATGGATGCATTCAGCCAATATAATaaagactacatttcccatggtTCCTCCTGTGTGTTCTCAGTGGTCAGGggcctgtctgtctccttgCCCTCCCTCCTCATGTCTGGTTCCTTATCGGCGGTGGACCGTAAACAGCAGCTCAACGTGGTCAAGATGAGTGTCTTCTTGCTTTGTAAACTCACAGAGAATCTGGAGAGTGACTCCTACAGGGAGAGTATCATCACTGCACCCAGCAAGGTTTGCAGATTTGGTTGTCTGACATTTAACCTCACAGTTTGACCAAACTGGACTTTATCTTAAATATTAGCTTGCACTAATTCTGCAGGTGTGGTAATTTAGTTCTAAAACAATGTGCCCTCACCTTCTCAATTTGAGTAAGATAAGTAAGGACAAAAGCAGCCATTTGTGGTTGAGCCCAGTGATGAGATTATGGCAAACGTGAGACGAGTGGCTGAGAGACTGTATCTTCTAGCTCTCTGATTGGTGGGTAATCTTGGATGAGCAGTGGAGATTGGCTGCCCACCTGTAAGGGCCCACCCACAGTACAGACAGCAACCAATCATAATACCATAGTCTCCTAAAGAAATGGGCTATGGAAAGTGATGGGtagcatatatatgtgtgtgtgtgtgtgtgtgtgtgtgtgtgtgtgtgtgtgtgtgtgagtgagtcagacAGCAGAGTTGCAGTCCTCTTTTCAAGTCACTTGGCTTTGAGCATGTTCTTTGGTAATCTGAGGGCAACAAACCACTGGGAGTCCAATACCTGCATCTCTGAGTCCCTCTGCTCTACAGCTGCAGTATTTCCTTTCTGTGCTGGCTGTGTTTTGAGTGAGAGAATATGGAGATCATAAAATAACTAGAGAGAAGTGTGATGAGGTTGAACATAATGGAATGGACTGTAAAGGTCAGGGCTCCTTGTTTCAGGGTCAGGCAGATGTTTGTCGCAACTGCTGTGATCTTATCCTCCTGTTCCATGTTTAGTACAGCTGCACAGAGCTGAATTATCATACAGACTCTtctgcccatgtgtgtgtctgcgtcttTCTGCTTCCACCGACCTCTACCAGGGGCGTAAGAAGGAGAAGGCGGGCTCTAAGGGCGGCTTGCAGTgggagggtgtgagagaggtgGTGTTGCAGTGCCTCTCCCAGCTGCTCCAACTGGACATCCGTAGTCTCTGGAGTCTCTCTCTGGTGGAGGAGGAGTTTGTGAGGTACTGTCTCCTCTTAGAGCCTGGTTCTGCATAAAtactcccctctcttctgtctgcttGTCTCACAAATGGACtctggtggtggttgttgttgttaataataataataataataataataaatgttattattgtaattgttgctgttgttaatATTAGTAATGTGTGTGGTACTGTAGCTGTGTGACGTGCTGTTGCTACAAGCTGCTGGAGAATCCCACCATTGGACACATGAAGAGTAAACCCACCCGTGATATCATCATCCACGTCCTGGGAGTGATGGTGAAGAAATACAACCACATGCTTGGtgagtccacacacactccgtctccgtgtgtgtgcgtctctgtctgcctgtttgtgtcTTGCCTACAACCACATGCTTGCTTGCCCGATGTCTCTTATTGGGACAACGCCTTGTACTTGCCCAGACAGTGAGTGTGAGCCCCAGTTCCCcacagatctgtctgtctctctgtgtgtaggaTTATGTATCCAttttgtgtgttgcaggtgcgtGTGTGAAGGTGATCCAGCTGCTACAGCACTTTGAGcagctgtcctgtgtgtgtgctcaggcCGTGGCATGCTGGTGCACGGAGTACGGCATGCGTACCATCGTAGGTGAAATCATGAGGTAACGCCGCCTTCTTCCACATGACCTGCTCACCACACGGCAGTGGAGCTTCTCTGTCCGCAGTGCACAACCTGTCTGGATATTAAATAACATGCTTAAAAACTACTGAGTGTGTTTTGAGATGGACCATGCCATCTGTGTCTGCAGAGAGATTGGGCAGAAGTCCAGTGAGGAGCTGGCCAGAGAAGGCTCTGGAGTGAAGGCCTtctcctgcttcctgtctgAGCTCAGCACTCTGGTCCCTGATGCCATGATACCGAACATCAGTGTGCTTCTCCCACACCTGGAGGGAGAGGTACACACCTGAGCTCATGCATGCAGAGATACAGGAATACACAGTGAGCTCACTGAATGAGTCAGAGTTCTCCTGTCTTTCTATTGGCTGGTAATCTTGACAGGGCAGTGTAGATTGGCTGCTCTGTTCTCAGGGCCCGTCTACAGTCTTCAACTCACAATCTTTCCACTCtccgagcgagagagagagtgcgagagagagatggtgctAACggggtaggtgggtgtgtggggattCTTAGTCCTGCTGCGTTTATTTGGCTGTGAACCGCATCTTTGATAATCTGAGGGTGAACATCCTGGCGCCAGATTAAGACAGGACTAAAATCTGGACTAAATAGGGGGTTCCATGGTTATTCTCTGCAATCCAAGACTAATGCATTAACTCGTTAATAACGGATTAACACATGTCTGGGGAAGCAGCCTGAACTCTGTGCGGGTTTCCACTTTGATCGTTGCTGCCCTGCTCCCCCAGAGTCCGAGCTTACGCGTGGCGGTGTGTGAGGTGCTGGGCGAGGTGCTCGTGCGTGTGCTGAGCGGCGACAAATTGGATGATTTGGCTCGAGCTGATCGAGATCGTTTCCTCGACACACTTCAAGAGCACATTCACGACACCAACTCGCACGTCAGAGCACGTGTGCTGCAGGTCTACACACGGATCGTCAAcagtaaggtgtgtgtgcgcgcaagatGCAAAATTTGTTgcgtgcttttttttttctttttttttctttttttttgcctgcaactgctgtgtgtttctccccccccccaggcttTGCCCTTGTGCAGATACACTGAAGTGATGGAGTTGGCTGTTGGTCGCCTTGGTGACAAATCGGTTCATGTGTGCAAGAGTGCCATCCAACTCCTTGCTGCCTTCATTGGCCATAATCCCTACAGCTGCAAGGTGAAATGCAAGGGCATACTAATATATTGTTAGTAGAACAGTATTGGTCAATTCTATGGCCTGTAATTTATGTCgcttatggttttgtttttttgttttgttttgtttttcttcagttaaGTAGTGTGGACCTAAAGAAACCCCTGGAAAAAGAAGTGGCCAAACTCAAAGAGATGCAGGAGAATATGAGGGCGAGAGAACCAGGTACCTgcccatgtctctgtctgtgatgTTTACTTCTTTATTTGGGGCTGATGAAGTGAAGATGCCCGGTGATGATTCCAAGGCGAATGTGAGTTCACTGGATGGGTGTCTTGAGGTCTTCTGCGTTCCTATTGGCTGGTAATCTTGACAGGACAGCGTAGATTGGCTGTTCTGTTGTAAGGGCCTGCCTACAGTCTTCAAGCCCTCTCCCTCGTGCGCTACACTGAAAGAACACAGGAGCGAGAGAGCGGGGGGTGCTGACATGGGGTTGGTGGGGTGGACGCAGAGATTCTCAGCGCTCTGATCAATCCAGATGGCTATGAACTGCATCTTTGGTAATCTGAGGGTGTCGCATAGTGTGCTGTGAGCACCTTGACCAGAATACTGCGATACTAATTAACATATTGTGCAGTCCTAGCTCCTTCCTTCAGGTTTTCCTTGGATCAGACATTTGATGCATGTCTGATCTGTGGTaaccgtgtgcgtgtgtcttaGTCGCTGTAATCTCGTCGTGTGATCTTTGGGCTGCGATGGAGCCAGAGGTCTCAAGCACAGTCAGAGCTCACCTGGAGGCCAgcaatgaggaagaggaggaagaggaagctcAGGACAGGAGTGACCGAGACACTGCAGTCCAAATCGCCCAGTACCTCAGAGACAGCAAATACAGGTAAGGGAACAGGGATTCACCTGGACCAAATTAAATCGCACACCTGTCaacctggatttttttttaaagtgtgtgtgtgtgtgtttgtgtgtgttttaggcagGCAATGCGgctgtgtgtgcaagcacacaGTGTTTATCCTGAGTCTCCATTCTTCTCCAGCATGTCCAGTGTGAATGCAGACATGGTGATCAGCACACTGGCTACACTCTTCAAAGGTTTGTGCGTGTTTGAATTTCACaagtaaaagcaaataaacCTCATATCCACCAATAAACAGTTTGGTAATTCTAAAATTTAGGGAGCACAAATAAAAATCcaaaattgtgatttttttttttttttttttaaagctgcgTTGTGTAAGATTGGGGAATTGGAGATCTCTCTAGTGGAAATAAGCAATTGCATAAAATACTGTACGTTTTGTAGTGATTTTGTGGTGCATTCCATTTCCCTAATGACTGAACCCTCTTTGACTTTGTGAGTGTGCTCACAATCAGACTTTCTGATAAGGACGTCGGAGGACGTAAATTAATTATCTACTATTGTAATAATGTTGGGTTTGCATTTTAGACATGTCAAATACAGACGTGTATGCGATCTTAACCTAGTGCTCTGAATGGGACAGGTTTTATTGAGAGTGGCTGGTCAGTTTGATCGTGTACGTATCCTCAGCGTCGTGGTTTAGCTAGGAGGTATTGTTCTATAGAAACCATGCCAACACAACATATTTGCTGTCCTTCTGAATCTAGCACTTTTGCCTGAATATCCGTTGTCTGCACTCACTAACTTTCAGCACTGTAAGCCACACCCCCACTAACGTTACCCAGGTAACCAGCCTGTGGTTGAGCCTGTTGTTCAAAACACTGCCGCCAAGTTCTACCCGACAGCTCTGAtgtctgaatgaatatttcacacTTGCAGTAGCAGGAGGCAGCTGTATAATGGcagatatttttatatcttcTTGACTCTGTAATATGACTTCTGTTTTTAATGCACAAATCTTACATGGTGCAGCTTTAAATGACTGGATTTCAAATTCACTGAAACTCTGCTTAGTAATTGCAAAAAACGTCGGCTGCAGTTTTGGGTCTGggtcaggggaaaaaaaagcagttgatttttaagttttttaattTGTCTAGTGGGTCATTTgctattagaaatatttaactGAGGAaagataaaatgataaatagaataaagatgtgtgtttttgttaatataatataaaaatatgagcCAAGTGCTAAAGTGGGCTGGTGTACAGAGATATGGGTGGCTCACACTGGTTGGGTCACAGCTGGCTGTGACGTGGCTGTTGATGAAATCCCTGCCTTGCAGGTTcggaggagcaggtgtgtgagtcTGGAGCGAGGGATGAGGCCCTGGCTCTgcagaaagagagcaaaggggaggcggaggaggaggggaaggagACGGAGATGAAGAAGCAGGAGATGCTGGTTCAGTATCTGAGGGACACCGAGAGCTTTGCCCTGCAGGTGGAGAGAGCCATTGCTGTCATCAACAACATGCTGTACTGGAAAACCACTACAGGTCAGAGGTGCTCAGGGCTGCCCAGCCACTTACAACCTGTGGCTCACCCCGCGTTCACACTATGTCCACTGCAAGGTTCCACAGCCCGTGGGAAAAGTTTTAGTTCGACCATTTAAAATCTAAACGGACACGGTTTAGATGCGGTTAGATGCAGTTTGTGTACTTCTCTTCTGTGTCTTACACTGAAGGATTTTGTCTTCAGCTTACTTGTTAGGGGTCTACACATGGTTCCTGTTACACTGCTTTGAGATGATGTTCAACTAAAactatgtaaataattttttttatgggTTTGAATATATGCATAAGTGTCACAGTATACTCTACAAACCACACTTCTTACTGGTCATGAGTCATGGCCTGTTAGATGTTTAATCGCTGTGTAACAAGGCTGTGAAATGGTAACTGTTAAAACTGTATCATGTTTACGTCATGTTAATATAAATCCACCCAAAAATAGTAAGTGGTGTGTCCTGTCTCGCTTGCTGTCTATCCTGACCACACACTCCCTCCTGCAGTGGTCCAGGAGGCAGTGCAGTTCTGTGTCACGGCGTGTGAGTTCAGCGTGGCCGACTCCGTGTGTGGTGTGAGGAAGATGCTTCCCTTGGTCTGGTCCTCCGATGCTGCGGTCAAAGATGCTGTGATACAGGCCTACAGACGGCTGTACCTCAACCCTCACGGGGACACCACCaggtgtggggcgggggggtccTAAAAGGCTGTCCCTGGCAGACTCTGCGCTAACTGCCCCAGTACTGCTGCCTCACTGCCCTGCACAGTGTCAGGGTGTCTCTGCTCTAAATGGTGCAGTGCATGTAGGGATGAGTGTaacaatgtgcacacacaccatgtataAGTAACTTTTCTAGTTAAACACAGTGTTattgcatgcatacatgcatacaatgAGTTTGCCAATTGAAACTCTTAGATTATTAATTCTACATGCACAGTTCCTCGCTGAGTCTTAAGCTTGGTGGTCCGCTCTTAATGCCACCCCTCTGCGTTGTCAGAGCCAAGGCCCAGACGCTGGTGGACAGTTTGTCTGAGCTGATGTTTGATGCCTCGTTGGGAACCATCCAGTGTCTGGAGGAGATTGTAAGTAGCTGAACTGCACACAGGCTCTGTGGCTTTGACAACATTGCtcacaactgtgtgtgtttgtttgtatcaGTCTGTcactgtttgtgtctctgtgaatttacatttgtatctgtttctttgtttgtcttaCACACTGTGTGTAACTGTTGGTACTTGTGCCTGTATTCCTGTTTGCgtgtctaactgtgtgtgtccgtccagGTGCAGGAGTTTTTCAGCAGTGAGAGTGCTCTGCAGACGTGTGTGGTGCAGGTGTTGTGGGAGAGATTctcaggaaagagagagacgtcCACCCTGCACAGAAGAGCAGCAGTTCTGCTACTGGGCATGGCAGCACggtgagacacacagagagagagagagagagagagagagagagagagagagagatattttatatatatatatataatattacatacacacatacacactatgtATAACTAACTTTTCTAGTTAAACACGTGTTATTGTTCACAATGAGTTTGCCAATTGAAACGCTCTTAGATGCTTAATTCTACATGCACAGTTCTTCAGCTACACTGCCCCATAAAGTATAATGCATGACCTacagagacgtgtgtgtgtgtgtgtgtgtgtgtgtgtgtgtgtgtgtgtgtgtgtgtagtgcggAGAGGGAGGTAGTGCTCAGTAACCTGGACACACTCTGCTCTGTGGCCCTGGGAGAGAAGGTGACGGACAATTACCTACTGGCCAGAGACACAGTCATCGCCATCATCAATATAACAGACCACGTCAgagtacgtacgtgtgtgtatatacacacacacgtttaatAGTTATACATCACGTGAGTTGAGTTGTGCTGGTAGGTTAACCGAATATAAAAAAGtggtttgtgattttgttttgtgttttcagcaATCTAAAGGAGTTCCATTAAGACTTTCTATGGACCACCATCTCTTCAGCTGTCTGACACAGGCCATTGCTGAGGGTAGAcacccctctgtctgtctcctgtaACAGTGAacgtgattttttttctaataggATGTTTCTATATGTAAATGccatacatttacagcacttgaCACTTTTactcaaagcaacttacaattatgtctgaggGATGCCTTAACTAACACtggcaaattggcagtggtggggattgaactggcaaccttctgattactagtctggtacctgaaccactgacccCATTAGTGTTAGATTTTCTTATAAAAACAATGCTTACTTAAGCAATGCTGTGGATGTTGATTATCCCCTGCTGCCCCTCTCGTGTAGGAGTGGTCTTGTCCAATCCCCACTGGCAGACTTTCATGGAACAGGCCATCCGGCTCATCTATTTCCTAGCTGAGTCACCTGATCAGCTGTGCGCCCGCCTTCTCCAGCGCTCTGCTCGCCTCCTATTGGAGCAGATTTCAGAAGCTTGGGAGCCAAACCAATCACAAATGGCAGAAGGATCTCAGGACTCTGAGCAGCAAGGTAAAGTAGAAATGAGGGAATGGAGACCCACCTCATCAACTTCCCTACAGGGCAACCAGGTAAACTGGTTGTGTTCGCAACTACTAAGATTTCTCCTTTACGTAATTTTGAAGAGACACGGACTGTATATTCAGAGAGTCAAAGATTCTGgttataatttgttttctgaGAATCTGAAATATCGTTTGAACTAAATACCAAACGATCCGTGCTGGTACCTGTGTAGACCACAGTAATGCAGACCAGGACGTTTGGATCTTCACTgtggttaataataataataataatggtcgTTATCTGTAATTTTCtcttaactgtgtgtgtgtgtgcgtgcgcagtGAGCTGTGTGAGTCTGGCCCAgctactgtctgtgtgtggatctgtggcTTTTTGGCAGGTCTCCTACCTGGAGAGGAGTGTGAGTGCTGAGCTCCgtaggaggagaggagagaaggaggataAAGAGGAGAAGGCAGCACCTGTGACCAAGCCCATGGTCAGATCAGCGATATTAACACTTAACgatattaacagaaaattaGAAACCGAAGTTTTATTCCACATGTGGCCAGTCAgtacacacatttttcatgtcAAATTTTCGTTTATTTGGTTGTCGTGTAGCGACAGATGGGGGCCAAATAACACCATAAAACTTGTTTACACGGTTATCAGGAACAAAGCCCTGAGTAGTCATGACATCTACGCTCTGCTACAGGAGGCCAATGACAGCtgtgtggaggaggagcttGGCTTGACTGGCGCCTCAGCAGAGGACACGGAGGCGGAGTTTATCCGTAAAATCTGTGAGACTGAGTTAATGGCTGGTGAGAAGGAGGGGGGTTTCTTCGTCTTCTCTGATTTGGTGAATGTTATCAGCTGGCGAATATTCTCTTGACCAACTGTCATCTTTTCTGTTTTGAACTTTAATCGCTGTTAATGTTTGCTAACGTAACGTTAAAGTACTGATGTTTCATACCCATTCTGCAGTTGTAAAATcatttttcgtgtgtgtgtgtgtgtgtgtgtgtgtgtgtagaggggaacCTTCTGAGTGTGTTCCTGCCTCTGCTGGTGAGGGTGTGCAGTTCTCCGGGGCGATACTCACACACGCAGCTCACCACGGCAGCCTGCCTCGCACTCTCACAGTTCATGATGATCAGGTAACACATTATACTAATGTACTTGTAATCAAATCTATTCATGTTTCCTGAAAAaggaaagatttaaaaaataaataatacattttcaagaCCACTGTGATGACAACACAaaaattcaaattcattttGCCTAAATTTCTGATTGACTTTAAATTCCTATCTTCCCCCTGCAGTCCAGCAGTGTGCAGTGATAATATCCGTCTCTTGTTTACCGTCCTGGAGAAGTCTCCTCTCCCAGTGGTCAGAGCCAATGCCATCATTGCCCTTGGGGACTTGACTGTTCGATTCCCCAACATCCTGGAGCCCTGGACACCCAACCTGTACGCCAGGTAGAGTCGAACCCTGTACCCACCTTATCCAGGTCCTCTACACACCCAGCTGTATGCCAGGTAGAGTAGACCCTCGTACCCACCCTACCAAGGTGTCATGCTGTGTTTCTGTAGGCTGTGTGACGAAGACGCATCTGTGCGGCTGACGGCCATCACGGTTCTTACCCAGCTGGTGCTGAAGGACGTGatgaaggtcaaaggtcaggtcAGCGAGGTCGCTGTGCTACTGCTTGACCCTGAGCCCCACATTGCGAGCCTGGCACTTAACTTCTTCAATGAGCTCTCGGCAAAGGTAGGCACTCGACCAAAAACgtgttcatttaaaacagaactgggaactcaaggtgtgtgtgttgatggtgATGTCTCTCTGAACTCTCCTTGCATGGTTGgatctgtttcctgtgttaatGATGGTTTCTCCTTCAGGACAACGCCATCTACAACCTTCTGCCAGACATCATCAGCCGACTGTCTGATCCGGAGCGggggatgaaggaggaggacTTCAACACGATTATGAAGTGAGTGaggcatgtatatgtgtgtgagtgaaggagagcGAGATGTGGAGATGTTTGGGTAAATTCTGCTGGTGTCTGTTGCAGGAAACTCTTCTCCTACATCACAAAGGAGAGACAAACTGAAAGTCTTGTGGAGAAGCTCTGTCAGCGGTTCAGAACAGCCAAGTGAgaatacacaccacacactcctcaactCTTCTGCATCACATATCTTGAGTTGTCTCCTCAATCTGAGGGAAGACAGTGCAGAAATATtatcaatgtttgtttgtttctagtAACGTAGGAGCGTTTCTTcttccctcccccccccccccccaggacgGAAAGACAGTGGGCAGACCTGGCTGTGTCCCTGTCTCTGCTCTCGGTGTGTGAGCGGGGCTTTAAGAAGTTGCAGGAATGCTGGGAGTGTTACAGTGACAAGCTGACGGAGGATTCTGTCTACCAGCCTCTCCTCTGCATCATGGCCAAACTGCGACGCAGGGCCAAGCCCCAGTTTAAGGTGCCGGGGGGGGAAGGTCACAGGACTTATGTGCTGAGGAGAGGATGTAGTGCAGGTTGTAGTGAcgcctctctctgctcccccgCCCCGTGGTGCAGAGTCAGGTGGAGGAGTTTGAGAAGAGGCTGACAGCAGTGCACACAAAGGGCCTGGAGAATGTGGAGAACGAGGAGAATGAGACAGGGCAGCAGCTAGTGGAGAACATGCACACGCCGGGACCCAAGAGCACCCGCAGACCCACCcggggtaacacacacacacacacacacacacacacacactcctaattGAGCCCACTCTAGTGTCCTTTTGGcattaagcccctccccctcttccttGTCTCACCCAGGGCGCAGAAAGCCCAGAGCAGACCACAGTGACCTGTTGACCCCCAAACGCTCACATGCTCGCCCTAAAACAGTCATCACCTTCAGCAGcgatgaaggagaggaagagggtgagGCAGCACCTCTGTCCCACTGCAGCcgtttgagtttgtgtgtgtgtgtgtgagaactggTGTCGTCATTATttagtcgtgtgtgtgttgagtgtcaATACATGCTGGATTAACAGTTTGGGGTTTCAGCCTCTGAGTTGTTGTGTTTTCAGATGCAGTCATGGCAGAGAGTGAGACCCCTAAAGTGACCACGCCCATCTCCCGCTGCAGACGCACTCGCCTACGGCACTGACCCTGCGACCCTGACCCTAATcaccttctcttttctttctttctttttcttttatcttggtCTTACTGCCACTTTTATGCTtttataaaatgcttaattttgtTGGACAGAGTGCTTTGTAACTCGAGTATTTAAATCTGGATTAAATCTGGTTAGTGCACCGTGGAAACTGCTGGTCGTGTTCAGTTTGACATGTTTTGTGCACAGGTGATGTGTT
Encoded here:
- the ncapd2 gene encoding condensin complex subunit 1, whose protein sequence is MSWDFVVPVSLDDLLKSGAVNQYVVQDVLSPKQLPLHLNGFKAALKNQGPLCVLEHFDTVYSVLQHCRTVDVSLKEDTLELLIQVVRGLSVSLPSLLMSGSLSAVDRKQQLNVVKMSVFLLCKLTENLESDSYRESIITAPSKGRKKEKAGSKGGLQWEGVREVVLQCLSQLLQLDIRSLWSLSLVEEEFVSCVTCCCYKLLENPTIGHMKSKPTRDIIIHVLGVMVKKYNHMLGACVKVIQLLQHFEQLSCVCAQAVACWCTEYGMRTIVGEIMREIGQKSSEELAREGSGVKAFSCFLSELSTLVPDAMIPNISVLLPHLEGESPSLRVAVCEVLGEVLVRVLSGDKLDDLARADRDRFLDTLQEHIHDTNSHVRARVLQVYTRIVNSKALPLCRYTEVMELAVGRLGDKSVHVCKSAIQLLAAFIGHNPYSCKLSSVDLKKPLEKEVAKLKEMQENMRAREPVAVISSCDLWAAMEPEVSSTVRAHLEASNEEEEEEEAQDRSDRDTAVQIAQYLRDSKYRQAMRLCVQAHSVYPESPFFSSMSSVNADMVISTLATLFKGSEEQVCESGARDEALALQKESKGEAEEEGKETEMKKQEMLVQYLRDTESFALQVERAIAVINNMLYWKTTTVVQEAVQFCVTACEFSVADSVCGVRKMLPLVWSSDAAVKDAVIQAYRRLYLNPHGDTTRAKAQTLVDSLSELMFDASLGTIQCLEEIVQEFFSSESALQTCVVQVLWERFSGKRETSTLHRRAAVLLLGMAARAEREVVLSNLDTLCSVALGEKVTDNYLLARDTVIAIINITDHVRQSKGVPLRLSMDHHLFSCLTQAIAEGVVLSNPHWQTFMEQAIRLIYFLAESPDQLCARLLQRSARLLLEQISEAWEPNQSQMAEGSQDSEQQVSCVSLAQLLSVCGSVAFWQVSYLERSVSAELRRRRGEKEDKEEKAAPVTKPMEANDSCVEEELGLTGASAEDTEAEFIRKICETELMAEGNLLSVFLPLLVRVCSSPGRYSHTQLTTAACLALSQFMMISPAVCSDNIRLLFTVLEKSPLPVVRANAIIALGDLTVRFPNILEPWTPNLYARLCDEDASVRLTAITVLTQLVLKDVMKVKGQVSEVAVLLLDPEPHIASLALNFFNELSAKDNAIYNLLPDIISRLSDPERGMKEEDFNTIMKKLFSYITKERQTESLVEKLCQRFRTAKTERQWADLAVSLSLLSVCERGFKKLQECWECYSDKLTEDSVYQPLLCIMAKLRRRAKPQFKSQVEEFEKRLTAVHTKGLENVENEENETGQQLVENMHTPGPKSTRRPTRGRRKPRADHSDLLTPKRSHARPKTVITFSSDEGEEEDAVMAESETPKVTTPISRCRRTRLRH